One Hydrogenimonas thermophila DNA window includes the following coding sequences:
- the trpC gene encoding indole-3-glycerol phosphate synthase TrpC, whose translation MILDEIIARTKIDLERKKKEYPLEWLGRSLAYNPFPPRDVHKVLKSTEENPYRIIAEVKKASPSKGVIREDFDPLMIAKEYEEGGADALSILTEPHYFKGDIEYLTQIRRYVPMPLLRKDFIIDKYQLVEALVYGADFVLLIAKALTRKQLKELLEYTWHLGMEALVEIHDKKDLIKAIFAGANIIGINHRNLETFEMDMNLSEKLIPLIPNSKIIVAESGIYDHEQVKHLHEVGADAFLVGEHFMRQDDISGALKKLKGKQ comes from the coding sequence GTGATTTTAGATGAGATAATTGCCCGTACAAAGATTGATCTTGAGCGAAAGAAAAAAGAGTATCCGTTAGAGTGGCTTGGACGCTCTTTGGCATACAACCCTTTCCCGCCAAGAGATGTTCATAAAGTTTTAAAGTCAACAGAAGAGAACCCTTACAGAATCATTGCAGAGGTTAAAAAAGCAAGCCCTTCAAAAGGTGTTATTCGTGAAGATTTTGACCCTCTTATGATTGCAAAAGAGTATGAAGAGGGTGGAGCAGATGCACTTTCTATTTTAACTGAGCCTCACTATTTTAAAGGTGATATTGAGTATTTGACACAAATAAGACGCTATGTACCAATGCCGCTACTTCGTAAAGATTTCATTATAGATAAGTACCAGCTTGTTGAAGCTCTTGTTTATGGCGCTGACTTTGTATTGCTCATTGCCAAAGCACTAACTCGCAAACAGCTCAAAGAACTACTAGAATATACATGGCACTTGGGAATGGAAGCACTTGTTGAGATTCATGATAAAAAAGATCTTATTAAAGCCATATTTGCAGGTGCAAACATCATAGGCATCAACCACCGAAACCTTGAAACATTTGAAATGGATATGAACTTAAGCGAAAAGTTGATACCGCTTATTCCAAACAGTAAGATAATTGTTGCAGAAAGCGGTATTTACGATCACGAACAGGTTAAACATTTACACGAAGTAGGTGCAGATGCATTTTTGGTAGGCGAACAC
- a CDS encoding tetratricopeptide repeat protein, giving the protein MSRNNLFIVSLITLLLVGGCADKSNIQNRSEIDVDSKIEKFENELGYIMHALYYKEHGDYIKAYALFDKLYKETKKIEYKIESLKLLISLGGYESAQKEIVSFLKHHSNNVTLYRLLTLAELKLNYVDKALESAKKALKIDPESMENIDLVASIYLVMQKYQEAIDLYNQYYSKHHDDQSLIKIASITFHKLKDVNKTIQMLRSHTQFIGCSEKICTFLAEIYRQRSDLNNMAKIYANLYKTTKKSEYAQKAAEIYAYEKKYDQAIELLESSKTDNRLLLAILKQIRQFKKAAKLAKQIYDNSLDPIWLAEYGILLFEAAEKKNDKKLLNSVVDKLNRAIEQGLDDPLYYNYLGYLLIDNDIDINRGIKLVKKALKAEPDSAFYIDSLAWGYYKLDQCDEAYKLMKKVVEKLGMEDEEIKNHMKKIQECRSKKK; this is encoded by the coding sequence ATGTCCAGGAATAATCTCTTTATAGTTAGTTTAATAACACTTCTGCTTGTTGGTGGATGTGCAGATAAAAGCAATATTCAAAACAGATCAGAAATAGATGTAGACAGTAAAATAGAGAAGTTTGAAAATGAGCTTGGTTATATAATGCATGCACTTTACTATAAAGAGCATGGTGATTACATTAAAGCATATGCACTCTTTGATAAACTCTACAAAGAGACTAAAAAAATTGAGTATAAAATAGAGTCACTAAAGCTTTTAATCTCTTTAGGTGGTTATGAAAGCGCACAAAAAGAGATTGTTTCGTTTTTAAAACATCACTCCAACAATGTTACACTATATAGACTACTTACACTAGCAGAGTTAAAACTAAATTATGTTGATAAAGCACTTGAAAGTGCAAAAAAAGCTTTAAAAATAGATCCAGAGAGTATGGAAAATATTGATCTTGTAGCATCAATCTATTTAGTAATGCAAAAATACCAAGAAGCTATAGACCTTTATAACCAATACTATAGCAAACATCACGATGATCAATCTTTGATCAAAATTGCATCAATAACATTTCATAAACTAAAAGATGTTAATAAAACTATTCAAATGCTACGCTCACATACACAGTTCATTGGCTGTTCTGAGAAAATATGCACATTTTTGGCAGAGATTTACCGTCAACGCAGTGATTTAAACAATATGGCAAAAATATATGCCAATCTTTATAAAACTACTAAAAAGAGTGAGTACGCACAAAAAGCTGCAGAAATTTACGCATATGAGAAAAAGTATGATCAAGCTATAGAATTGCTTGAATCTTCTAAAACGGATAATCGTCTTCTTTTAGCTATTTTAAAACAGATACGTCAATTTAAAAAAGCAGCTAAATTAGCAAAACAGATTTATGATAATAGTTTAGATCCTATATGGCTTGCTGAATATGGAATTTTGCTTTTCGAGGCAGCTGAAAAGAAAAATGATAAAAAACTTTTAAATAGTGTAGTAGATAAATTAAATCGCGCTATTGAACAAGGATTAGATGATCCACTCTATTATAATTATCTAGGTTATTTGTTGATTGACAATGATATTGACATAAATCGCGGCATAAAACTGGTTAAAAAAGCCTTGAAAGCTGAACCTGACTCAGCCTTTTATATTGACTCATTAGCTTGGGGTTATTATAAACTTGATCAATGTGATGAAGCTTACAAGCTAATGAAAAAAGTTGTAGAAAAGCTTGGAATGGAAGATGAAGAGATTAAAAACCATATGAAAAAAATTCAAGAGTGTAGGAGTAAAAAGAAGTGA
- a CDS encoding YkgJ family cysteine cluster protein, producing the protein MSDIIKKDGYNFAFDPKACETCEGNCCIGESGHIWVSVQKIPEMAAFLNIDEESFIKQYLEKVGYRFSIKEKVVVEGEYDCIFFDREKKRCAIYPVRPIQCRTFPFWEYFKDNEEELKAECPGIISL; encoded by the coding sequence ATGTCAGATATCATAAAAAAAGATGGATATAATTTCGCATTTGATCCAAAAGCTTGTGAAACCTGTGAAGGTAACTGTTGCATAGGTGAAAGCGGTCACATATGGGTTTCAGTTCAAAAAATTCCTGAAATGGCTGCTTTTTTAAATATTGATGAAGAGAGTTTCATTAAGCAGTACTTGGAAAAAGTAGGGTATCGTTTTAGTATCAAAGAGAAAGTAGTAGTTGAAGGTGAGTATGATTGCATCTTTTTTGACCGTGAAAAAAAGAGATGTGCAATATATCCAGTTAGGCCAATTCAGTGCCGAACATTTCCATTTTGGGAATATTTTAAAGATAATGAAGAGGAATTAAAAGCAGAATGTCCAGGAATAATCTCTTTATAG
- a CDS encoding tRNA1(Val) (adenine(37)-N6)-methyltransferase: protein MFLYDFISSYSPKGRLLDVGCGVGVIGLLLARDFNIDLTMVEKQDVMAKLAQRNIKVNKIDAELIKSDFLEFNATKPFDFIVSNPPFYHPDVIQSQNSHINACRYNTHLPIEPFFKKVASLLSSRGHFIFCYDASQLPQLLESLNKVALRAEELRMVHPKTDRAAKLVMIHARKNSKARLKVLPPFIVFEGDKYSTEAQEIFKKARTHTIKCQIS from the coding sequence ATGTTTCTTTACGATTTTATATCATCCTACTCTCCTAAAGGGAGGCTTTTAGATGTTGGATGCGGCGTAGGTGTAATTGGCTTACTGCTTGCGAGGGATTTTAATATAGATCTTACTATGGTTGAGAAGCAAGATGTTATGGCCAAACTTGCACAAAGAAATATAAAAGTCAACAAAATTGATGCAGAGCTTATAAAGAGTGATTTCCTTGAATTTAATGCTACTAAGCCTTTTGATTTTATAGTCTCAAACCCTCCTTTTTATCATCCTGATGTGATTCAAAGTCAAAATAGCCATATAAACGCATGCAGGTACAATACCCATTTGCCAATAGAGCCTTTTTTTAAAAAAGTTGCATCTCTTCTTAGTTCTAGAGGACATTTCATTTTTTGTTATGATGCATCACAACTACCACAGCTTTTAGAAAGTTTAAATAAAGTAGCACTAAGAGCTGAAGAGTTGCGTATGGTTCATCCAAAGACAGACCGTGCGGCAAAGCTTGTAATGATACACGCAAGGAAAAATTCTAAAGCAAGACTCAAAGTTTTACCACCTTTTATAGTTTTCGAAGGGGATAAATACAGCACAGAAGCACAAGAGATATTTAAAAAAGCAAGGACACATACGATAAAATGTCAGATATCATAA
- the kdsB gene encoding 3-deoxy-manno-octulosonate cytidylyltransferase, which produces MIIIPARLGSTRFPKKVLADIGGTPMVVATANAVKSVDDVAVATDSKEVMDICKSNNIKAVMTSSEHKSGTDRINEAAARLGLDDNEIIINVQADEPFIEPEVVEKLKQLVESTCNNNRIMICSAYKAISKEDAKDPNIVKVITDESGFAIYFSRSMIPYDRDGGFDSYKGHLGLYGFTRRMLENFCNLPHAPLEHIEKLEQLRALSHGYAIAMTEVKTESFGIDTPEDLQRAIACL; this is translated from the coding sequence ATGATCATAATTCCGGCAAGATTGGGTTCTACCCGTTTTCCCAAAAAAGTATTGGCAGATATTGGCGGGACTCCTATGGTTGTAGCTACTGCAAATGCAGTTAAAAGTGTAGATGATGTAGCTGTAGCAACAGATTCTAAAGAGGTAATGGATATTTGTAAATCAAACAACATAAAAGCTGTTATGACCAGCAGTGAACACAAAAGCGGAACTGACCGCATAAATGAAGCAGCTGCACGACTTGGTTTAGATGATAATGAGATAATTATAAATGTACAGGCAGATGAACCATTTATTGAACCAGAAGTTGTTGAAAAATTAAAACAACTGGTTGAATCAACTTGCAATAACAACCGCATAATGATATGCTCTGCATACAAAGCTATCTCAAAAGAGGATGCCAAAGATCCAAATATTGTAAAAGTTATAACAGATGAGAGCGGTTTTGCCATATATTTTTCTAGAAGTATGATTCCTTATGATAGAGACGGAGGATTTGACAGCTACAAAGGGCATCTTGGACTTTATGGATTTACAAGAAGAATGCTTGAAAATTTTTGCAACCTTCCACACGCACCGCTGGAGCACATTGAAAAGCTTGAACAGTTACGTGCACTCTCACACGGGTATGCTATAGCTATGACAGAGGTTAAAACAGAGAGTTTTGGCATTGATACGCCAGAAGATTTACAGAGGGCTATTGCCTGTTTATAA
- a CDS encoding ABC transporter permease, producing the protein MRCPCISIGILISIFLFSFLGPYIYNVNPYDLNPDALLLPPTLEHPFGTDRLGRDLFARLMYGGRVSLIIGVGSALIASMLGLIIGITAGFFKGKVDKGFVILVDLFLTFPTFFLLLALVSYVEASVWVLIFVISVTGWMTMARMIRAESFSISEKPFIKILKIANVNPLKIILKYFAPLLAPIFFVSFTFGVGGAILSESALSFLGLGITPPQMSWGSLISEGKEVMEIAWWISFFPGLMIFLVTFSLMQISDYLQSRTNRKEVLS; encoded by the coding sequence ATGAGATGTCCTTGTATTAGTATAGGTATTTTAATATCTATTTTTTTATTCTCTTTTTTAGGACCTTATATTTATAATGTAAATCCATATGACTTAAATCCAGACGCACTTTTGCTGCCGCCAACATTAGAACACCCTTTTGGTACAGACCGTTTGGGACGAGACCTTTTTGCCCGTTTAATGTATGGCGGTAGGGTATCTTTAATTATTGGTGTAGGAAGTGCTTTGATAGCATCTATGCTTGGTTTAATTATTGGCATTACAGCTGGATTTTTTAAAGGAAAAGTCGATAAAGGTTTTGTCATTCTTGTTGACCTATTTTTAACTTTTCCTACATTTTTTCTTTTGTTGGCTCTTGTTAGTTATGTTGAAGCATCAGTTTGGGTTTTGATTTTTGTTATTTCAGTAACAGGTTGGATGACAATGGCAAGAATGATCCGTGCTGAAAGTTTTTCTATAAGTGAAAAGCCTTTTATTAAAATCCTTAAAATTGCCAATGTTAACCCTCTAAAAATTATTCTAAAATATTTTGCTCCTCTACTGGCACCAATATTTTTTGTAAGCTTCACCTTTGGAGTAGGCGGTGCAATTTTAAGTGAGAGTGCACTTAGCTTTTTAGGACTTGGAATTACACCACCACAAATGAGCTGGGGTAGCCTTATTAGCGAAGGTAAAGAGGTTATGGAGATTGCCTGGTGGATCAGTTTTTTCCCAGGACTTATGATCTTTCTTGTTACATTTTCACTAATGCAGATTTCAGACTATCTGCAGAGCAGGACAAACAGAAAAGAGGTATTGAGCTGA